The Clupea harengus chromosome 26, Ch_v2.0.2, whole genome shotgun sequence genome has a segment encoding these proteins:
- the ilf3a gene encoding interleukin enhancer-binding factor 3a isoform X1, whose protein sequence is MQTEPSLWDEKKAYEELLYWDSLIEDGHRLHPHDFDRYEDLRYWYDCLYYDEELRKYNDYIAAIHEQENQHAFAPQAPPAPPNRLFASADRYMMMKHTDIYPPAEELEAVQTMVGHVECGLKAVADWMNEQDMMRSAESEPSRTLHGVFRVGLVAKGLLLKDDLELELVLLCKDIPTNSLVMMVTGKLSLQLKSIADEDYTVTPCPKEACIKIKTATEPVLTLVVHVTSPEVRQQAEHGEMQSVSPPPDALDRQKCLDALASLRHTKWFQARVNELKSCVVVIRIMRDICTCVPSWFPLKGWALELLCEKAIRTCERSLGVAEALRRVLECVSSGILLEDGPGLKDPCESEPTDAAGHMTGQEREELTASAQKALRLVAFGQFHTVLGMKRLNYTPKAARGRVLGGGGMVRKPVELMPAPPSKRPIEDGIDISIPNKKKKFQKPLKKPTAAEQSTLPQSSVVMLKLNKMRPGLLYRLVSQTGPVHMPVFTMAVDIDGKTYEASGPSKRLAKLQVAQKALEGLGVRLAPDKKAAAPIHPVVKEEQEEPPVVPTAPAPAPAPAPASAPEESTEQAQSAFQAGPILTKHGKNPVMELNELRRGLKYELVSETGSSHIKSFVIEVEVDGQKFQGTGSSKKLAKANAAMAALEKVMQASVPFKKKKPPMQYGSGFGAQAGAVRGRGRGRGRGLNHTTTNYSAGGMGTYGYDSTSTPMYSSTYDPTSTSTGAPTSVSEARAAASSTAAAGGPALASYMSGYGSYASSTVVTASGPKAAAPATTAYPAPYSQTYAPYKKPSATQPPVVGPDYGYGYPRHTAEAPTATDYSYGAYAGQMSYGVPGAQGYGYSQSAYPNIGGYATGSTYTYK, encoded by the exons ATGCAGACCGAACCGTCGCTTTGGGATGAGAAGAAGGCCTATGAGGAACTCTTATACTGGGATAGTTTAATAGAAGATGGCCACCGACTACACCCTCACGATTTTGACAG GTATGAGGATCTGCGTTACTGGTATGACTGCCTGTACTATGACGAGGAGCTCAGAAAGTACAATGATTACATTGCAGCCATCCATGAGCAGGAGAATCAGCATGCCTTTGCCCCACAAGCC CCCCCCGCACCACCCAACCGCTTGTTTGCCAGTGCGGACCGTTACATGATGATGAAGCACACCGATATCTACCCCCCggcagaggagctggaggctgTGCAGACCATGGTGGGACATGTGGAGTGTGGCCTGAAGGCTGTGGCTGATTGGATGAACGAGCAGGATATGATGCGGTCTGCTGAGAG CGAGCCTTCCCGCACCTTGCACGGGGTGTTCCGAGTGGGCCTGGTGGCCAAGGGCTTGCTGCTGAAGGACgatctggagctggagctggtgctGCTGTGTAAAGACATCCCCACCAATTCCCTGGTCATGATGGTGACGGGCAAACTCTCATTACAGCTGAAG AGCATCGCCGATGAGGACTATACTGTCACGCCGTGTCCTAAGGAGGCCTGCATTAAGATCAAGACTGCAACAGAACCAGTGCTGACCCTCGTGGTCCACGTGACCTCCCCAGAAGTCAGGCAGCAGGCCGAGCATGGAG AAATGCAATCGGTCAGCCCTCCACCGGACGCCCTGGACAGGCAGAAATGCCTGGATGCCTTGGCGTCTCTCCGCCACACCAAGTGGTTCCAG GCCAGagtgaatgagctgaagtcctGCGTGGTGGTCATCCGCATCATGAGAGACATCTGCACCTGCGTTCCTTCCTGGTTCCCTCTGAAAGGATGG GCCCTGGAGCTGCTGTGTGAAAAGGCCATCAGGACCTGCGAGAGGTCTTTGGGAGTCGCTGAAGCGCTTCGCCGCGTCCTTGAGTGCGTGTCGTCTGGAATCCTGCTCGAAG ACGGCCCAGGCCTCAAAGACCCCTGTGAGTCAGAGCCCACCGACGCCGCCGGCCACATGACCGGCCAGGAGCGAGAGGAACTTACTGCAAGCGCCCAA AAAGCCTTAAGACTGGTTGCGTTCGGACAGTTTCACACGGTGCTGGGTATGAAGCGACTCAATTACACACCCAAGGCCGCCCGAGGGAGGGTGCTGGGTGGAGGAGGTATGG TCCGTAAGCCTGTGGAGCTAATGCCGGCCCCACCATCGAAGAGACCCATTGAAGATGGAATTGATATCAGCATCccaaacaagaagaagaaatttCAGAAGCCTCTGaagaaac CCACCGCAGCGGAGCAGAGCACCCTTCCTCAGAGCTCCGTGGTCATGCTGAAGCTCAATAAGATGCGCCCGGGCCTCCTGTACCGGCTGGTCTCCCAGACGGGCCCCGTGCACATGCCTGTCTTCACCATGGCTGTGGACATCGATGGCAAGACCTACGAGGCCTCCGGGCCCTCCAAGCGCCTGGCCAAGCTGCAGGTGGCccagaaa GCTCTGGAGGGGTTGGGTGTTCGTCTGGCTCCGGACAAGAAGGCAGCGGCCCCAATACACCCCGTAGtcaaggaggagcaggaggagccgCCTGTCGTGcccacagcaccagcaccagctccagctcctgctcctgcctcaGCACCAGAGGAGAGCACTGAG CAGGCGCAGTCTGCCTTCCAGGCTGGCCCCATCCTCACCAAGCACGGCAAGAACCCGGTGATGGAGCTCAACGAGCTGCGCCGAGGCCTCAAGTACGAGCTGGTGTCCGAGACGGGCAGCAGTCACATCAAGAGTTTCGTCATCGAG gtgGAGGTTGATGGGCAGAAGTTCCAGGGCACGGGTTCGAGTAAGAAGCTGGCCAAAGCCAACGCAGCCATGGCCGCCTTGGAGAAGGTCATGCAGGCCAGCGTCCCTTTTAAGAAGAAGAAACCTCCCATG CAGTATGGCTCAGGCTTCGGTGCTCAGGCAGGAGCTGTTCGCGGCAGGGGGCGGGGCCGGGGGCGGGGCCtgaaccacaccaccaccaactACTCAG CTGGTGGTATGGGAACCTACGGCTACGACAGCACCTCCACGCCCATGTACAGCAGCACTTACG ACCCAACCTCCACCAGCACCGGAGCCCCGACCAGCGTCTCCGAGGCCCGAGCCGCCGCCTCCTCTACTGCTGCTGCGGGCGGCCCAGCGTTGGCCTCCTACATGTCTGGCTACGGCAGCTACGCCAGCAGCACGGTGGTGACCGCCTCTGGCCCCAAAGCTGCCGCCCCTGCCACCACCGCCTACCCAGCCCCTTACAGCCAAACCTACGCCCCCTACAAGAAGCCCTCGGCCACTCAGCCTCCAGTGGTGGGGCCTGACTATGGGTACGGTTACCCCCGGCACACGGCAGAGGCTCCAACCGCCACGGACTACAGCTATGGAG CTTATGCCGGCCAGATGTCCTACGGCGTGCCAGGAGCTCAGGGCTACGGCTACAGCCAGTCAGCCTATCCCAACATCGGGGGCTATGCCACCGGATCCACATACACCTACAAATAG
- the acp5a gene encoding tartrate-resistant acid phosphatase type 5a: MAAPLLTVLLAVLPVTLCYPTSYVDLEGIGSNRSSIRFLALGDWGGLPYPPYITPIEKATAVEMGRVAENMGADFILALGDNFYYKGVTDVNDPRFEETFERVYTAKSLYVPWFVVAGNHDHAGNVQAQIDYTKVSKRWQFPYYYYELNFRIPQTDSTVTILMLDTVLLCGKTDDFLNEKPRGPHGTLANQQLAWLQDRLARSKADFLLVAGHYPVWSISEHGPTDCLLKKLRPLLVKYKATAYFCGHDHNLQYLKESGIGYVVSGAGNFMDPDVRHRKHVPHNSLKFFTGKASTLGGFAHVEITKKKMTMTFIQARGTSLYQAVLPKRDLDFDRVADSE; encoded by the exons ATGGCTGCACCACTACTAACCGTCCTGCTCGCTGTTCTACCAGTCACCCTTTGCTACCCAACCTCATATGTTGACCTTGAAGGCATAGGCA GTAACCGGTCATCTATTCGCTTCCTGGCACTTGGAGACTGGGGAGGCCTCCCCTACCCTCCCTACATCACCCCCATTGAGAAGGCCACGGCTGTTGAGATGGGCAGAGTTGCTGAGAACATGGGAGCAGATTTTATTCTCGCCCTGGGAGACAACTTTTATTACAAGGGGGTGACTGATGTCAATGACCCCAGGTTTGAG GAGACCTTCGAGCGAGTGTACACTGCCAAGTCTCTGTACGTCCCATGGTTTGTCGTTGCTGGCAACCATGACCATGCAGGGAACGTCCAGGCTCAAATTGATTACACAAAGGTGTCCAAGAGATG GCAATTCCCGTACTACTACTACGAGCTGAACTTCCGCATCCCTCAGACGGACAGCACTGTGACCATCCTCATGTTGGACACGGTTCTGCTGTGTGGTAAAACCGATGACTTTCTGAACGAGAAGCCCCGTGGTCCCCATGGCACCCTTGCCAACCAACAGCTGGCCTGGCTGCAGGATCGCCTCGCCCGCTCCAAGGCTGACTTCCTCCTCGTCGCTGGCCACTACCCTGTGTGGTCCATCTCTGAGCACGGCCCGACTGACTGCCTGCTGAAGAAGCTGCGCCCCCTCCTGGTCAAGTACAAGGCTACAGCCTACTTCTGCGGCCATGACCATAACCTACAG TATCTGAAGGAGTCTGGAATTGGCTACGTGGTCAGTGGCGCTGGGAACTTCATGGACCCTGACGTACGCCATCGCAAACACGTTCCCCATAACTCCCTCAAGTTCTTCACCGGCAAGGCCTCGACCCTAGGTGGCTTTGCCCACGTTGAGATCACCAAGAAGAAAATGACCATGACCTTTATACAAGCCAGGGGCACGTCTCTGTACCAGGCCGTCCTTCCCAAACGGGATCTGGACTTTGACAGAGTGGCCGACTCTGAGTAG
- the gcdha gene encoding glutaryl-CoA dehydrogenase a, which produces MALRTAALRLLSSQKCALVTASRAQGTAVAAQEESIRTQKPKKTPKVQFNWQDALDLDGQLTEDEVMIRDSFRNYCQEKLMPRILMANRHEHFHREIVSEMGELGVLGPTIKGYGCAGVSYVAYGLIAREVERVDSGYRSVMSVQSSLVMHPINAYGTEAQKEKYLPRLARGEILGCFGLTEPNHGSDPSGMETRAKYNPSSGTYTISGAKTWITNSPVADICVVWAKCEDGKVRGFILERGMKGLVTPKIEGKFSLRASATGMILMDEVEVPEENLLPHVSGLGGPFGCLNNARYGIAWGALGAAEFCFHAARQYTLDRIQFGVPLARNQLMQKKMADMLTEITIGLQSCLALGRLIDEKKAAPEMISMLKRNSCGKSLDIARQARDMLGGNGIADEYHIIRHVMNLEAVNTYEGTHDIHALIMGRAITGLQSFTVDN; this is translated from the exons ATGGCTCTAAGGACAGCCGCCCTCCGCCTTCTCAGCTCCCAGAAATGTGCTCTTGTCACTGCTTCCAGAGCTCAAGGGACAGCCGTTGCAGCTCAAGAAG AGTCCATCAGGACCCAGAAACCTAAAAAGACCC CTAAGGTGCAGTTTAACTGGCAGGATGCCTTAGACCTTGATGGCCAGCTTACAGAGGATGAGGTGATGATTCGAGACTCCTTCCGTAACTACTGTCAGGAAAAGCTCATGCCACGCATTCTCATGGCCAACAGACATGAAC attTCCACAGAGAGATTGTCAGTGAGATGGGGGAGCTTGGTGTCCTGGGCCCAACTATTAAAG GATATGGCTGTGCTGGGGTTAGCTACGTGGCATACGGCCTCATCGCTCGAGAGGTGGAGCGTGTGGACAGTGGGTACCGCTCGGTCATGAGCGTCCAGTCCTCCCTGGTGATGCATCCAATCAACGCCTACGGCACAGAGGCACAGAAGGAGAAGTACCTGCCCCGGCTCG CCCGAGGAGAGATTCTCGGCTGCTTCGGTCTGACGGAACCCAATCATGGCAGCGACCCCAGCGGCATGGAGACCCGCGCCAAATACAACCCGTCCAGCGGCACCTACACCATCAGCGGAGCCAAAACATG GATCACTAATTCTCCGGTGGCTGACATCTGCGTTGTGTGGGCCAAGTGTGAGGATGGGAAGGTGCGAGGGTTCATCTTGGAGCGCGGAATGAAGGGCTTGGTCACGCCCAAGATAGAGGGCAAGTTTTCGCTGCGGGCGTCCGCCACGGGCATGATCCTGATGGACGAGGTGGAGGTGCCAGAGGAGAACCTGCTGCCCCACGTCTCGGGCCTGGGA GGTCCTTTCGGCTGCCTAAACAACGCCCGCTATGGTATTGCCTGGGGAGCCCTGGGAGCGGCAGAATTCTGTTTCCATGCCGCCCGCCAGTACACCTTGGACAG AATCCAGTTCGGCGTGCCGCTGGCCAGAAACCAGCTGATGCAAAAAAAGATGGCTGACATGTTGACTGAAATCACCATTGGTTTACAGTCCTGTCTCGCACTGGGCCGACTCATTGATGAAAAGAA GGCAGCACCAGAGATGATCTCCATGCTGAAAAGGAACAGCTGTGGCAAATCATTGGACATCGCTAGGCAGGCCAGAGATATGCTGGGAGGCAACGGTATTGCTGATGAGTACCACATCATCCGTCATGTCATGAACCTGGAGGCTGTCAACACATATGAGG GAACCCATGATATCCATGCCTTAATTATGGGGAGAGCCATCACAGGACTGCAGTCATTCACTGTTGACAATTAA
- the ilf3a gene encoding interleukin enhancer-binding factor 3a isoform X2, with protein MQTEPSLWDEKKAYEELLYWDSLIEDGHRLHPHDFDRYEDLRYWYDCLYYDEELRKYNDYIAAIHEQENQHAFAPQAPPAPPNRLFASADRYMMMKHTDIYPPAEELEAVQTMVGHVECGLKAVADWMNEQDMMRSAESEPSRTLHGVFRVGLVAKGLLLKDDLELELVLLCKDIPTNSLVMMVTGKLSLQLKSIADEDYTVTPCPKEACIKIKTATEPVLTLVVHVTSPEVRQQAEHGEMQSVSPPPDALDRQKCLDALASLRHTKWFQARVNELKSCVVVIRIMRDICTCVPSWFPLKGWALELLCEKAIRTCERSLGVAEALRRVLECVSSGILLEDGPGLKDPCESEPTDAAGHMTGQEREELTASAQKALRLVAFGQFHTVLGMKRLNYTPKAARGRVLGGGGMVRKPVELMPAPPSKRPIEDGIDISIPNKKKKFQKPLKKPTAAEQSTLPQSSVVMLKLNKMRPGLLYRLVSQTGPVHMPVFTMAVDIDGKTYEASGPSKRLAKLQVAQKALEGLGVRLAPDKKAAAPIHPVVKEEQEEPPVVPTAPAPAPAPAPASAPEESTEQAQSAFQAGPILTKHGKNPVMELNELRRGLKYELVSETGSSHIKSFVIEVEVDGQKFQGTGSSKKLAKANAAMAALEKVMQASVPFKKKKPPMYGSGFGAQAGAVRGRGRGRGRGLNHTTTNYSAGGMGTYGYDSTSTPMYSSTYDPTSTSTGAPTSVSEARAAASSTAAAGGPALASYMSGYGSYASSTVVTASGPKAAAPATTAYPAPYSQTYAPYKKPSATQPPVVGPDYGYGYPRHTAEAPTATDYSYGAYAGQMSYGVPGAQGYGYSQSAYPNIGGYATGSTYTYK; from the exons ATGCAGACCGAACCGTCGCTTTGGGATGAGAAGAAGGCCTATGAGGAACTCTTATACTGGGATAGTTTAATAGAAGATGGCCACCGACTACACCCTCACGATTTTGACAG GTATGAGGATCTGCGTTACTGGTATGACTGCCTGTACTATGACGAGGAGCTCAGAAAGTACAATGATTACATTGCAGCCATCCATGAGCAGGAGAATCAGCATGCCTTTGCCCCACAAGCC CCCCCCGCACCACCCAACCGCTTGTTTGCCAGTGCGGACCGTTACATGATGATGAAGCACACCGATATCTACCCCCCggcagaggagctggaggctgTGCAGACCATGGTGGGACATGTGGAGTGTGGCCTGAAGGCTGTGGCTGATTGGATGAACGAGCAGGATATGATGCGGTCTGCTGAGAG CGAGCCTTCCCGCACCTTGCACGGGGTGTTCCGAGTGGGCCTGGTGGCCAAGGGCTTGCTGCTGAAGGACgatctggagctggagctggtgctGCTGTGTAAAGACATCCCCACCAATTCCCTGGTCATGATGGTGACGGGCAAACTCTCATTACAGCTGAAG AGCATCGCCGATGAGGACTATACTGTCACGCCGTGTCCTAAGGAGGCCTGCATTAAGATCAAGACTGCAACAGAACCAGTGCTGACCCTCGTGGTCCACGTGACCTCCCCAGAAGTCAGGCAGCAGGCCGAGCATGGAG AAATGCAATCGGTCAGCCCTCCACCGGACGCCCTGGACAGGCAGAAATGCCTGGATGCCTTGGCGTCTCTCCGCCACACCAAGTGGTTCCAG GCCAGagtgaatgagctgaagtcctGCGTGGTGGTCATCCGCATCATGAGAGACATCTGCACCTGCGTTCCTTCCTGGTTCCCTCTGAAAGGATGG GCCCTGGAGCTGCTGTGTGAAAAGGCCATCAGGACCTGCGAGAGGTCTTTGGGAGTCGCTGAAGCGCTTCGCCGCGTCCTTGAGTGCGTGTCGTCTGGAATCCTGCTCGAAG ACGGCCCAGGCCTCAAAGACCCCTGTGAGTCAGAGCCCACCGACGCCGCCGGCCACATGACCGGCCAGGAGCGAGAGGAACTTACTGCAAGCGCCCAA AAAGCCTTAAGACTGGTTGCGTTCGGACAGTTTCACACGGTGCTGGGTATGAAGCGACTCAATTACACACCCAAGGCCGCCCGAGGGAGGGTGCTGGGTGGAGGAGGTATGG TCCGTAAGCCTGTGGAGCTAATGCCGGCCCCACCATCGAAGAGACCCATTGAAGATGGAATTGATATCAGCATCccaaacaagaagaagaaatttCAGAAGCCTCTGaagaaac CCACCGCAGCGGAGCAGAGCACCCTTCCTCAGAGCTCCGTGGTCATGCTGAAGCTCAATAAGATGCGCCCGGGCCTCCTGTACCGGCTGGTCTCCCAGACGGGCCCCGTGCACATGCCTGTCTTCACCATGGCTGTGGACATCGATGGCAAGACCTACGAGGCCTCCGGGCCCTCCAAGCGCCTGGCCAAGCTGCAGGTGGCccagaaa GCTCTGGAGGGGTTGGGTGTTCGTCTGGCTCCGGACAAGAAGGCAGCGGCCCCAATACACCCCGTAGtcaaggaggagcaggaggagccgCCTGTCGTGcccacagcaccagcaccagctccagctcctgctcctgcctcaGCACCAGAGGAGAGCACTGAG CAGGCGCAGTCTGCCTTCCAGGCTGGCCCCATCCTCACCAAGCACGGCAAGAACCCGGTGATGGAGCTCAACGAGCTGCGCCGAGGCCTCAAGTACGAGCTGGTGTCCGAGACGGGCAGCAGTCACATCAAGAGTTTCGTCATCGAG gtgGAGGTTGATGGGCAGAAGTTCCAGGGCACGGGTTCGAGTAAGAAGCTGGCCAAAGCCAACGCAGCCATGGCCGCCTTGGAGAAGGTCATGCAGGCCAGCGTCCCTTTTAAGAAGAAGAAACCTCCCATG TATGGCTCAGGCTTCGGTGCTCAGGCAGGAGCTGTTCGCGGCAGGGGGCGGGGCCGGGGGCGGGGCCtgaaccacaccaccaccaactACTCAG CTGGTGGTATGGGAACCTACGGCTACGACAGCACCTCCACGCCCATGTACAGCAGCACTTACG ACCCAACCTCCACCAGCACCGGAGCCCCGACCAGCGTCTCCGAGGCCCGAGCCGCCGCCTCCTCTACTGCTGCTGCGGGCGGCCCAGCGTTGGCCTCCTACATGTCTGGCTACGGCAGCTACGCCAGCAGCACGGTGGTGACCGCCTCTGGCCCCAAAGCTGCCGCCCCTGCCACCACCGCCTACCCAGCCCCTTACAGCCAAACCTACGCCCCCTACAAGAAGCCCTCGGCCACTCAGCCTCCAGTGGTGGGGCCTGACTATGGGTACGGTTACCCCCGGCACACGGCAGAGGCTCCAACCGCCACGGACTACAGCTATGGAG CTTATGCCGGCCAGATGTCCTACGGCGTGCCAGGAGCTCAGGGCTACGGCTACAGCCAGTCAGCCTATCCCAACATCGGGGGCTATGCCACCGGATCCACATACACCTACAAATAG
- the ilf3a gene encoding interleukin enhancer-binding factor 3a isoform X3, which translates to MQTEPSLWDEKKAYEELLYWDSLIEDGHRLHPHDFDRYEDLRYWYDCLYYDEELRKYNDYIAAIHEQENQHAFAPQAPPAPPNRLFASADRYMMMKHTDIYPPAEELEAVQTMVGHVECGLKAVADWMNEQDMMRSAESEPSRTLHGVFRVGLVAKGLLLKDDLELELVLLCKDIPTNSLVMMVTGKLSLQLKSIADEDYTVTPCPKEACIKIKTATEPVLTLVVHVTSPEVRQQAEHGEMQSVSPPPDALDRQKCLDALASLRHTKWFQARVNELKSCVVVIRIMRDICTCVPSWFPLKGWALELLCEKAIRTCERSLGVAEALRRVLECVSSGILLEDGPGLKDPCESEPTDAAGHMTGQEREELTASAQKALRLVAFGQFHTVLGMKRLNYTPKAARGRVLGGGVRKPVELMPAPPSKRPIEDGIDISIPNKKKKFQKPLKKPTAAEQSTLPQSSVVMLKLNKMRPGLLYRLVSQTGPVHMPVFTMAVDIDGKTYEASGPSKRLAKLQVAQKALEGLGVRLAPDKKAAAPIHPVVKEEQEEPPVVPTAPAPAPAPAPASAPEESTEQAQSAFQAGPILTKHGKNPVMELNELRRGLKYELVSETGSSHIKSFVIEVEVDGQKFQGTGSSKKLAKANAAMAALEKVMQASVPFKKKKPPMQYGSGFGAQAGAVRGRGRGRGRGLNHTTTNYSAGGMGTYGYDSTSTPMYSSTYDPTSTSTGAPTSVSEARAAASSTAAAGGPALASYMSGYGSYASSTVVTASGPKAAAPATTAYPAPYSQTYAPYKKPSATQPPVVGPDYGYGYPRHTAEAPTATDYSYGAYAGQMSYGVPGAQGYGYSQSAYPNIGGYATGSTYTYK; encoded by the exons ATGCAGACCGAACCGTCGCTTTGGGATGAGAAGAAGGCCTATGAGGAACTCTTATACTGGGATAGTTTAATAGAAGATGGCCACCGACTACACCCTCACGATTTTGACAG GTATGAGGATCTGCGTTACTGGTATGACTGCCTGTACTATGACGAGGAGCTCAGAAAGTACAATGATTACATTGCAGCCATCCATGAGCAGGAGAATCAGCATGCCTTTGCCCCACAAGCC CCCCCCGCACCACCCAACCGCTTGTTTGCCAGTGCGGACCGTTACATGATGATGAAGCACACCGATATCTACCCCCCggcagaggagctggaggctgTGCAGACCATGGTGGGACATGTGGAGTGTGGCCTGAAGGCTGTGGCTGATTGGATGAACGAGCAGGATATGATGCGGTCTGCTGAGAG CGAGCCTTCCCGCACCTTGCACGGGGTGTTCCGAGTGGGCCTGGTGGCCAAGGGCTTGCTGCTGAAGGACgatctggagctggagctggtgctGCTGTGTAAAGACATCCCCACCAATTCCCTGGTCATGATGGTGACGGGCAAACTCTCATTACAGCTGAAG AGCATCGCCGATGAGGACTATACTGTCACGCCGTGTCCTAAGGAGGCCTGCATTAAGATCAAGACTGCAACAGAACCAGTGCTGACCCTCGTGGTCCACGTGACCTCCCCAGAAGTCAGGCAGCAGGCCGAGCATGGAG AAATGCAATCGGTCAGCCCTCCACCGGACGCCCTGGACAGGCAGAAATGCCTGGATGCCTTGGCGTCTCTCCGCCACACCAAGTGGTTCCAG GCCAGagtgaatgagctgaagtcctGCGTGGTGGTCATCCGCATCATGAGAGACATCTGCACCTGCGTTCCTTCCTGGTTCCCTCTGAAAGGATGG GCCCTGGAGCTGCTGTGTGAAAAGGCCATCAGGACCTGCGAGAGGTCTTTGGGAGTCGCTGAAGCGCTTCGCCGCGTCCTTGAGTGCGTGTCGTCTGGAATCCTGCTCGAAG ACGGCCCAGGCCTCAAAGACCCCTGTGAGTCAGAGCCCACCGACGCCGCCGGCCACATGACCGGCCAGGAGCGAGAGGAACTTACTGCAAGCGCCCAA AAAGCCTTAAGACTGGTTGCGTTCGGACAGTTTCACACGGTGCTGGGTATGAAGCGACTCAATTACACACCCAAGGCCGCCCGAGGGAGGGTGCTGGGTGGAGGAG TCCGTAAGCCTGTGGAGCTAATGCCGGCCCCACCATCGAAGAGACCCATTGAAGATGGAATTGATATCAGCATCccaaacaagaagaagaaatttCAGAAGCCTCTGaagaaac CCACCGCAGCGGAGCAGAGCACCCTTCCTCAGAGCTCCGTGGTCATGCTGAAGCTCAATAAGATGCGCCCGGGCCTCCTGTACCGGCTGGTCTCCCAGACGGGCCCCGTGCACATGCCTGTCTTCACCATGGCTGTGGACATCGATGGCAAGACCTACGAGGCCTCCGGGCCCTCCAAGCGCCTGGCCAAGCTGCAGGTGGCccagaaa GCTCTGGAGGGGTTGGGTGTTCGTCTGGCTCCGGACAAGAAGGCAGCGGCCCCAATACACCCCGTAGtcaaggaggagcaggaggagccgCCTGTCGTGcccacagcaccagcaccagctccagctcctgctcctgcctcaGCACCAGAGGAGAGCACTGAG CAGGCGCAGTCTGCCTTCCAGGCTGGCCCCATCCTCACCAAGCACGGCAAGAACCCGGTGATGGAGCTCAACGAGCTGCGCCGAGGCCTCAAGTACGAGCTGGTGTCCGAGACGGGCAGCAGTCACATCAAGAGTTTCGTCATCGAG gtgGAGGTTGATGGGCAGAAGTTCCAGGGCACGGGTTCGAGTAAGAAGCTGGCCAAAGCCAACGCAGCCATGGCCGCCTTGGAGAAGGTCATGCAGGCCAGCGTCCCTTTTAAGAAGAAGAAACCTCCCATG CAGTATGGCTCAGGCTTCGGTGCTCAGGCAGGAGCTGTTCGCGGCAGGGGGCGGGGCCGGGGGCGGGGCCtgaaccacaccaccaccaactACTCAG CTGGTGGTATGGGAACCTACGGCTACGACAGCACCTCCACGCCCATGTACAGCAGCACTTACG ACCCAACCTCCACCAGCACCGGAGCCCCGACCAGCGTCTCCGAGGCCCGAGCCGCCGCCTCCTCTACTGCTGCTGCGGGCGGCCCAGCGTTGGCCTCCTACATGTCTGGCTACGGCAGCTACGCCAGCAGCACGGTGGTGACCGCCTCTGGCCCCAAAGCTGCCGCCCCTGCCACCACCGCCTACCCAGCCCCTTACAGCCAAACCTACGCCCCCTACAAGAAGCCCTCGGCCACTCAGCCTCCAGTGGTGGGGCCTGACTATGGGTACGGTTACCCCCGGCACACGGCAGAGGCTCCAACCGCCACGGACTACAGCTATGGAG CTTATGCCGGCCAGATGTCCTACGGCGTGCCAGGAGCTCAGGGCTACGGCTACAGCCAGTCAGCCTATCCCAACATCGGGGGCTATGCCACCGGATCCACATACACCTACAAATAG